The stretch of DNA TGGTCGGGGCTGGCGCACCGGTCGAAGCGGGAAGTTCTGTTGGGGAAAGGAGGTGGTCTAGTGGAATATGTTTGTTGTAATAGCCAGCGAGGTGGTTCCGCCTAGACGACAGCCGGCGGGCTGTCGAAGTTGATGGCAGCCACCGACTCGTAAGGATCAACATTGATCCGTATTTACGAGAAACAACAGAGGCCCGGTTCTCGATGTGAGAGCCGGGCCTTTTTTTTATTAGTAGGCAGTAGGCAGTGGGCAGTGGGCAGTGGGCAGTGGGCAGTGGGCAGTGGGCAGTGGGCAGTAGGCAGTGGGCAGTGGGCAGTGACGGGGCTGTTTTAGTTGAACCAGATGGCGAAGCCGAAGAATTCTCCGCGGAAGACGCGCATGAGTCTTTGCCAGACGCGGGGGTCGGTGAGGGGGCCGTCTTCTAGGTACGGGTCGGCTGCGGTTCCCGATATCCAGAGGACAAGATCGAACTGTCGTGGCTCGGTGAAGACGGGCCGTAGGTTGATTCCGCGGGCTTGCGATGCCTGGTCGCCTCGCCAAAAGGGAATCAACCGCTTGCCTTGGAGGAGCAACTCCATTTCGTCTAAGAACTCGTGCCAGGCGTCGATCATCTCTTGCCGCACACGGACGTTGGGCAACACGCCGGTCTGATTCGGATTGGGCAACCATTCATGATCGTCGTCGTTTTCGGCCAGAATGCGTTTCCACGACTGGCGACTTTGTTCGATCATTGCTTCGAGATGCTCGAGCGCATTCGTCATGCGTTCCGGGGCGACAACCTGAAAATTGATCAGGTGAATAAATGCAACGATGTCGAAAAGACCGTTATTGATCCACCCGGTTTGCGGCTTACTTTCTTCGGTCAAATACACATAGGGCGTTTTGTTGTTGGAGATCAACAGGTGTCCCGCTCGTTCAAAAAGCTCGTGACCATCGTACGCCAATGCGATGTCGCAAAATGCCGACAACAAATGGCAATACCCCCGCAGCCAATGCACATCCCCGCCGTCGAAGGCAATCAGGAATTTTTCGCCAGCGGCTTGGTCTCCGCCGCGAGTGACGGTTGCTAGCAGTTTCCAAAGAGCTTCGTTTTGGTCGGCGTTTCCGTCGGAATTCAAGTCCAAACGAATGCGGCCGAAATGTAGCGGCAGTTTGACATCGGTGGTGTCGACTTTCGCCAGCGTCGCCTCGGCGACTGTTAGCTTGGCCAGAAAGGTCTCCAGGATCTTGCCCCCCGCCTCGTAGGTCATTTCCTCGGGATGGGGATTCTTGGGAATTGGTAAACGCAGCAGCGGGATCTGTCCCGCAACGAACCGCGACGTCCGCAATCCGTAGCGATGGTACGATTGTCCCAGATGTTCGATCGCCTGCAGAAACTGCACGACTCCCAGGCTGAAGCGTGCCTGTTGGTCGTCTGGTTGTTGGGCGATCAATTTTTCCAAGGCCGCCGCTGCTTCGGCCAACTCCCCTTTCTCTAGGTAGCTCTCCACCACCGGTGGCTGCGGGGCCTCGTTCGCGGCCACGGCGTAATTGGCCGCTGGATGTAACAACAAGAACGCGGGCATGATCAATAAACAACAGTGGCGGACTTTCATCGGTCGGTTCCCCATTCATTGCGGCGGCGGAAGTGCGCGCAGCAGCGAGCAGCGTAAATCCTCGGGTGCTTCGGATTCCGCTATTCGGTTGCCGCAGGCGAAGTTTCTCACTCAGACGCGACCGTTTGTCGTATATCACGCCGGTTCACAAGAATTTTCTGAAAAACCTATGGAACTCCGAATTCACGCCATAACCTGCAAAATTCCACGACAGAAATCGGGCAAGTCGTCCGGTTTACGACTGCAGACGAAATGCCGATCGACGACGACGGGTGAGTCTTCCCAAAGGGCACCGGCGTTGATGAGGTCGTCTTTAATACCGGGCGAGCCGGTGACGTGGACTCCCTTGTAGACACCAGCTGAGATGGGAATCCAACCGCCATGACAAACAGCGGCGACCAGTTTGCCAGCGCTATCGAAATCACGGACCAGCTGGAGCACCTTAGGATCGCGGCGAAGCTTATCCGGCATGAAGCCACCCGGGACGACCAACCCATCAAAGTCGGCCGCGTCCATGTCGTCGATTTTCGCATCGGAGACGCACGGGTAGCCGTTCTTTCCCGCATACGTTGCACCAGCCTTCGGCCCGGCGACGGTGACGGTAGCCCCGGCTTCGATGAGTCGCAATTTGGGGTACCACAATTCGAGGTCTTCATAAATATCGCCAACGAAGATGAGAATCCGTTTGTTGGCGAGCGGTTGTGTGTTGGGCATTTAGGGGCTCCTATTGGATTAAATCTGTGTTTTCTCTGTGTTCAATCTGTGGCTAGTTGGAGCCATGATCTACGGGACAGTCGACAATTCGCCATTCCAATTAAAAAAGATCAACTCCACATCGAACGGCTTTGCCGGCGGATCATTTCCGACGTAATGTGCGGCTGCATTTCGACCTGCTCATCCGCTGCCGGGGCGGCGATGCCGGTCCGTTCGTGGAAGCGTTTGCGGATGCCCTTGGGCAAAAATCGCGTGAGCTGCGACATAGAATGTCTGCCGAAGCCGCGTCCGGGCATATAGTCGTTCAGCGGGAAGCAAACATACAACGAGTTTTTAGCCCGGGTGAGTGCGACGTAAAACAACCGCAGTTCCTCTTCGATCTCCGCCTCGTTCTTGGTCGCCATGTCGGAAGGGATTTTTCCGTCAGCCGCATGCAGGACATACACAGCGTCCCATTCCAGGCCTTTGGCGGAATGGATCGTACTGAGCACCAGATAGTCGTCGTCCAGCGTGGGCGGTCCGGCGAGGTCCTGCGTCGAAGCCGGGGGATCGAGCGTGATTTCTGTCAGAAACGTTGCCCGGTCGGGAAATCGATTGGCGAGTTGTTCGAGTTGCTCCAGGTCCCGTAGCCGCGCATCGGCGTGATCGTATTTACGCTGCAACAGGTCTCCATAGAATTCAAAAACACAGTGCACTTGATGCGGCAGGTCCTGCAGCTTCGGCCCGTTGAGGTTGCGCATCAGTTCCACGAACTTAGCCCAGTAATCCTTGGCGGCCGCCGGTGGAT from Symmachiella dynata encodes:
- a CDS encoding type 1 glutamine amidotransferase domain-containing protein; protein product: MPNTQPLANKRILIFVGDIYEDLELWYPKLRLIEAGATVTVAGPKAGATYAGKNGYPCVSDAKIDDMDAADFDGLVVPGGFMPDKLRRDPKVLQLVRDFDSAGKLVAAVCHGGWIPISAGVYKGVHVTGSPGIKDDLINAGALWEDSPVVVDRHFVCSRKPDDLPDFCRGILQVMA